One genomic region from Capra hircus breed San Clemente chromosome 18, ASM170441v1, whole genome shotgun sequence encodes:
- the LOC108638059 gene encoding AFG3-like protein 1: MPVLSAEPTAESGFPGDTSERFQAPSRLPRMSCPLAGQGHTATAWRAAPPPPCCRPLPPEAEAAPIATCHLNPSVGEKHFEQAIERVIGGLEKKTQVLQPGEKMTVAYHETGHAVVGWFLEHADPPLLKVSIVPGGKGLGYAQCLPREQYLYTREQLFDRMCAMLGGRVAEQLFFGRVTTGAQDDLRKVTQSAYAQIVQFGMSEKLGQVSFDLPQPGEALVEKPFSEATAQLIDEEVRRLICSAHARTLDLLTRCREQVDKVGRQLLEKEVLERADMVELLGPRPFTEKITYEELVEGMGGLEEDMALPEGLQGWHGGPAAGEPSLAPPPGEQPPGTPGSKLKHM, from the exons ATGCCAGTTTTATCTGCAGAGCCGACTGCTGAAAGCGGATTCCCTGGAGACACTAGTGAGCGGTTCCAAGCGCCCTCACGCCTGCCCCGAATGTCCTGCCCCCTCGCGGGCCAAGGCCACACCGCCACAGCATGGCGAGCTGCCCCGCCACCGCCCTGCTGCCGGCCGCTGCCACCAGAAGCG GAAGCCGCCCCGATCGCCACCTGCCACCTAAACCCCTCTGTCGGGGAGAAGCACTTCGAGCAGGCCATCGAGAGGGTCATTGGAGGCCTTGAGAAGAAGACACAGGTCCTGCAGCCCGGCGAGAAGATGACAGTAGCCTATCACGAGACTGGCCATGCGGTGGTGGGCTGGTTCCTGGAACACGCAGACCCCCCTCTGCTCAAGGTGTCCATCGTCCCCGGGGGCAAGGGCCTCGGCTATGCCCAGTGCCTGCCCAGGGAGCAGTACCTGTACACACGGGAGCAGCTCTTTGACCGCATGTGCGCCATGCTGGGCGGCCGCGTGGCTGAGCAGCTGTTCTTCGGGCGGGTCACCACGGGGGCCCAGGACGACCTGAGGAAGGTCACCCAGAGCGCCTATGCCCAG ATCGTGCAGTTCGGGATGAGCGAGAAGCTGGGCCAGGTGTCCTTCGATCTCCCACAGCCAGGCGAGGCGCTGGTGGAGAAGCCATTCAGCGAGGCCACCGCCCAGCTCATAGACGAGGAGGTGCGGCGGCTCATCTGCTCTGCACATGCGCGCACCCTGGACCTGCTCACACGCTGCCGTGAGCAGGTGGACAAGGTGGGCAGGCAGCTGCTGGAGAAGGAGGTGCTGGAGCGGGCCGACATGGTGGAGCTGCTCGGGCCACGGCCGTTCACCGAGAAGATCACCTACGAGGAGCTCGTGGAGGGCATGGGcggcctggaggaggacatggccctTCCCGAGGGTCTGCAGGGCTGGCATGGGGGGCCCGCTGCAGGAGAGCCCAGCCTAGCGCCTCCGCCTGGAGAGCAGCCTCCAGGAACCCCAGGAAGCAAATTAAAGCACATGTAA